A part of Sulfurimonas sp. HSL-1716 genomic DNA contains:
- a CDS encoding arsenate reductase ArsC — translation MTQKKQILILCTGNSCRSIMAEALINAKLSDCAEAQSSGVKASGTVNPNAQKLLTDNGLWRDEYHSKLIETVLDTPFDLVVTVCDNAKETCPMFPKAVKTIHVGFEDPSGKEYAEYEKTLKLIEQQLLPVIKKELC, via the coding sequence ATGACTCAAAAAAAACAGATTCTTATTCTTTGTACGGGCAACAGTTGCCGCTCTATCATGGCTGAAGCACTTATCAATGCAAAACTCAGTGATTGTGCAGAAGCACAAAGCTCGGGAGTAAAGGCGAGCGGAACCGTTAATCCGAATGCGCAAAAGCTTTTAACGGACAACGGGCTTTGGAGAGATGAATACCATTCAAAGCTCATCGAAACTGTTTTAGACACTCCATTTGATCTTGTAGTGACCGTTTGCGACAATGCCAAAGAGACCTGCCCTATGTTTCCAAAAGCGGTCAAAACCATACACGTCGGTTTTGAGGATCCGAGCGGAAAAGAGTATGCAGAGTATGAAAAGACTTTAAAACTTATAGAGCAGCAGCTGCTCCCCGTCATAAAAAAAGAGCTTTGCTAA